From the genome of Pseudomonas sp. AB6, one region includes:
- a CDS encoding PilN domain-containing protein, producing MARINLLPWRDQLREERKKRFLTALVGILVIAVGVIFLCDQYITKSIEHQAARNAYVQKEIAQLDERIKEISELKARRKQLLERMKIIQDLQGNRPIIGRIFDQLARTLPDGVYFTEVKMTDKLISISGAAESNNRVSDLMRNLESSDWLQGASLTEVKATTAGGVDQANTFQLTVRQTLPKVEGGKR from the coding sequence ATGGCGCGAATCAACTTACTTCCGTGGCGCGATCAGCTGCGTGAAGAACGGAAAAAGCGCTTTCTGACTGCCCTTGTCGGCATTCTGGTCATCGCTGTTGGCGTTATTTTTCTCTGCGATCAATACATCACCAAGTCCATCGAGCATCAGGCTGCCCGCAACGCCTATGTGCAAAAAGAGATTGCTCAACTCGACGAGCGAATCAAAGAGATCAGCGAGTTGAAAGCGCGACGCAAGCAGTTGCTGGAGCGGATGAAAATCATCCAGGACCTGCAAGGCAATCGTCCAATTATTGGTCGGATTTTCGATCAGCTGGCGCGAACGCTGCCGGATGGCGTGTATTTCACTGAAGTAAAAATGACGGACAAGCTCATTAGTATTTCCGGTGCTGCGGAATCGAACAACCGCGTTTCGGACCTGATGCGTAATCTTGAATCTTCTGACTGGCTTCAGGGTGCCAGTTTGACCGAGGTTAAGGCCACCACTGCAGGCGGCGTCGACCAGGCGAATACGTTTCAGCTGACCGTGCGTCAGACGCTGCCTAAGGTTGAGGGGGGCAAGCGATGA
- a CDS encoding pilus assembly protein PilM has translation MFELFSKKANTLLGIDISSTSVKLLELSRSGTRYKVESYAVEPLPANAVVEKNIAELEGVGQALSRLLIKAKTNVKNVAVAVAGSAVITKTIEMDAGLTDDEMENQLKIEADQYIPYPLEEVAIDFEVQGYSARNPERVEVLLAACRKENVEVREAALALAGLTAKVVDVEAYALERSFGLLTAQLGHDHDQLTVAVVDIGATMTTLSVLHSGRIIYTREQLFGGRQLTEEIQRRYGLVVEEAGLAKKQGGLPDDYVTEVLQPFKDAVVQQVSRSLQFFFAAGQYNSVDYIMLAGGTASIAGLDHLIQQRIGTPTLVANPFADMALSSKVNAGALASDAPALMIACGLALRSFD, from the coding sequence GTGTTCGAACTCTTTAGTAAGAAGGCCAATACCCTTCTAGGGATCGATATTAGCTCCACCTCGGTAAAACTCCTTGAACTGAGTCGCTCCGGCACCCGCTACAAAGTTGAGTCGTATGCAGTTGAACCACTGCCGGCCAACGCTGTAGTTGAAAAAAATATTGCCGAGCTCGAAGGGGTTGGTCAGGCGTTGTCACGACTGCTGATCAAGGCCAAGACTAATGTCAAAAACGTGGCGGTTGCGGTGGCCGGTTCTGCGGTTATCACCAAAACCATTGAGATGGATGCCGGCCTTACAGACGATGAGATGGAAAATCAGCTGAAAATTGAGGCTGATCAGTACATTCCCTATCCTCTAGAGGAAGTCGCTATTGACTTTGAAGTCCAAGGTTATTCTGCGCGTAACCCTGAGCGCGTTGAAGTATTGCTGGCTGCATGCCGTAAGGAAAACGTCGAAGTCCGTGAAGCTGCCTTGGCGCTGGCAGGCCTGACAGCCAAAGTGGTTGATGTTGAGGCCTATGCGTTGGAGCGTTCCTTTGGCCTTCTTACCGCGCAGCTCGGCCATGATCACGACCAACTGACCGTTGCAGTGGTCGATATCGGCGCCACGATGACCACCTTGAGCGTCCTACATAGCGGTCGGATTATTTATACCCGCGAGCAACTGTTCGGTGGCCGTCAACTTACCGAAGAAATTCAACGACGCTATGGCCTTGTGGTGGAAGAGGCAGGCCTTGCGAAGAAGCAAGGTGGGCTGCCGGATGACTACGTCACTGAAGTGTTGCAACCGTTCAAGGATGCGGTGGTTCAGCAGGTGTCGCGTTCTTTGCAGTTCTTCTTCGCCGCCGGTCAATACAACTCCGTGGACTACATCATGTTGGCTGGCGGTACCGCCTCGATCGCGGGGCTGGACCATCTGATCCAGCAACGAATTGGCACGCCAACCCTGGTAGCCAACCCCTTCGCCGATATGGCGCTGAGCAGTAAAGTCAATGCCGGGGCGCTCGCCAGTGATGCGCCGGCATTGATGATCGCCTGTGGCCTCGCGCTGAGGAGTTTCGACTAA
- a CDS encoding thermonuclease family protein → MGFSRLLKKASLAGAFFMPAIWLSTAQALCPAPNTLPVFAVQRVVDGDTVRLSDGRSVRMIGLNAPETGKKGRAAEPFADAAKRRLQALIDANDGQVSVRVGQDPKDHYGRTLANIFGREGENLEAQLLVEGLGYQVAITPNVALLACQQAAERVARQAGLGVWRVSPVQRVGQINAGGFTLVTGRVADVQRNGGGLWIGLEGSLVLRIAPKLLSQFDVARLLRSKGRTVEARGWVIDRSRRGGQFAGQARWMLPITHPSMLYLPDR, encoded by the coding sequence ATGGGCTTCTCCAGACTGCTTAAAAAGGCGTCCCTCGCGGGCGCTTTTTTTATGCCTGCGATTTGGTTGTCTACGGCTCAGGCGCTATGTCCTGCACCTAATACCCTTCCGGTATTCGCCGTTCAGCGGGTGGTAGATGGCGACACCGTGCGCCTTAGTGACGGACGCAGCGTGCGGATGATTGGCTTGAATGCGCCCGAGACCGGTAAGAAAGGCCGTGCTGCCGAGCCATTCGCCGATGCTGCCAAGCGTCGGTTGCAAGCGCTGATCGACGCCAATGACGGTCAAGTCAGTGTGCGGGTCGGGCAGGATCCGAAAGACCATTACGGCCGTACACTGGCCAATATTTTTGGTCGTGAGGGTGAGAACCTTGAGGCGCAGTTGCTGGTCGAGGGGTTGGGCTATCAAGTGGCAATTACGCCGAACGTCGCTTTGTTGGCGTGTCAGCAGGCGGCGGAGCGGGTTGCCCGTCAGGCAGGATTGGGCGTGTGGCGAGTATCCCCGGTGCAGCGTGTCGGGCAAATCAACGCTGGTGGATTTACCCTGGTTACTGGCCGGGTCGCCGATGTTCAGCGTAATGGCGGCGGGCTGTGGATCGGGTTGGAGGGATCGCTGGTTTTGCGCATCGCGCCCAAGCTCCTGAGTCAATTCGATGTTGCGCGGCTGCTGCGTTCTAAAGGCCGAACCGTCGAAGCGCGTGGCTGGGTCATTGACCGTTCCCGCCGTGGTGGTCAGTTCGCAGGTCAGGCGCGATGGATGCTGCCCATCACTCATCCTTCAATGCTCTATCTCCCCGATAGATAA
- the pilO gene encoding type 4a pilus biogenesis protein PilO → MNPREWLDSLRKIDFNDLDLNNLGSWPAAVKTIAGMLVLAIVLGLGYNFYLKDLQDQLDQSLASEVTLKEQFSTKAYQAANLNAYKIQMKEMENSFGALLRQLPSDTEVPGLLEDITRTGLGSGLEFEEIKLLPEVTQQFYIELPIQITVVGAYHDLATFASGVASLPRIVTLHDFQIKPVEPGGTQKLRMSILAKTYRYNDKGQQK, encoded by the coding sequence ATGAATCCTAGAGAGTGGCTGGACAGCCTGCGCAAGATAGATTTCAACGACCTGGACCTTAACAATCTTGGCTCGTGGCCTGCGGCAGTCAAAACCATCGCCGGCATGCTGGTTTTAGCTATCGTGCTGGGATTGGGTTACAACTTTTACCTGAAGGATTTACAGGACCAGCTCGACCAATCATTGGCCAGTGAGGTCACGCTCAAAGAACAGTTTTCCACCAAGGCCTATCAGGCGGCAAACCTGAATGCCTACAAAATACAAATGAAGGAAATGGAAAACTCTTTCGGTGCACTGTTACGGCAGTTGCCCAGCGACACGGAAGTTCCGGGACTGCTTGAGGACATCACCCGTACGGGGCTGGGCAGTGGTCTGGAGTTCGAAGAGATCAAGTTGTTGCCTGAGGTCACCCAGCAATTCTATATAGAGCTGCCTATCCAAATCACCGTCGTAGGGGCTTATCACGACCTTGCAACCTTTGCCAGCGGGGTTGCCAGCCTGCCGCGAATTGTGACGTTGCATGACTTCCAGATCAAACCAGTCGAGCCCGGCGGTACGCAAAAATTGCGCATGAGCATTCTGGCAAAGACCTACCGATACAACGATAAAGGGCAGCAGAAATGA
- a CDS encoding malic enzyme-like NAD(P)-binding protein, with translation MSDLKTAALEYHAYPRPGKLSVELTKPTATARDLALAYSPGVAEPVREIARDPELAYKYTGKGNLVAVISNGTAILGLGDLGPLASKPVMEGKGVLFKRFAGIDVFDIEVDAESPQAFIDTVKRISITFGGINLEDIKAPECFEIEKALIEQCDIPVFHDDQHGTAIVTAAGMINALEIVGKTLESAKIVCLGAGAAAISCMKLLVSMGAKIENVFMVDRTGVIHSGRTDLNQYKAVFAHATEKRTLSDALLDADVFVGLSGPNLLSADNLKLMAANPIVFACSNPDPEIAPELAHATRDDVIMATGRSDYPNQVNNVLGFPFIFRGALDVRAKRINEEMKIAAANALRELAKLPVPQEVCDAYGGIKLEFGRGYIIPKPMDARLLGVISDAVAKAAIETGVATLPYPKNYPLKSVDDVFNS, from the coding sequence ATGTCAGATCTGAAAACTGCCGCTCTCGAATATCACGCCTATCCTCGCCCAGGGAAACTGAGCGTCGAGCTAACAAAGCCAACCGCAACTGCCCGCGATCTGGCCTTGGCTTACAGCCCGGGTGTTGCTGAGCCTGTGCGCGAAATTGCCCGTGATCCTGAACTTGCCTACAAGTACACCGGCAAAGGAAATCTGGTAGCAGTGATTTCCAACGGCACCGCTATCCTTGGCTTGGGTGACCTTGGCCCGCTGGCTTCCAAGCCCGTGATGGAAGGTAAGGGTGTTTTGTTCAAGCGCTTCGCCGGGATCGACGTTTTCGACATCGAAGTCGATGCGGAAAGCCCGCAAGCCTTCATCGATACGGTTAAGCGTATTTCCATTACGTTCGGCGGCATTAACCTCGAAGACATCAAGGCGCCTGAATGTTTTGAAATCGAAAAAGCCCTGATTGAACAATGTGACATTCCGGTGTTCCATGATGACCAGCACGGCACGGCTATTGTGACTGCGGCCGGTATGATCAACGCTTTGGAAATCGTCGGCAAAACCCTTGAGAGCGCGAAAATCGTGTGCCTGGGTGCTGGCGCTGCGGCCATCTCATGCATGAAGCTACTAGTAAGCATGGGCGCAAAAATTGAAAACGTATTCATGGTCGACCGTACCGGGGTGATTCACTCCGGTCGCACCGATCTGAACCAGTACAAGGCTGTATTCGCTCACGCTACCGAAAAACGCACGTTGTCCGATGCCCTGCTGGATGCTGACGTATTCGTGGGCCTGTCGGGTCCAAACTTGCTTAGCGCCGACAACCTGAAGCTGATGGCGGCTAATCCGATCGTGTTCGCATGCTCGAACCCAGATCCGGAAATCGCGCCAGAGTTGGCTCACGCTACACGTGATGACGTGATCATGGCCACTGGCCGTTCGGACTACCCGAACCAGGTCAACAATGTGCTTGGCTTCCCGTTCATCTTCCGCGGTGCGCTGGACGTTCGCGCCAAGCGCATTAATGAAGAAATGAAAATTGCCGCCGCCAATGCCCTACGTGAACTGGCCAAGCTGCCGGTTCCTCAGGAAGTTTGTGACGCTTACGGCGGAATCAAACTGGAATTCGGTCGTGGGTACATCATCCCGAAACCGATGGATGCCCGTTTGCTGGGCGTGATTTCCGATGCCGTAGCTAAAGCCGCCATCGAGACCGGTGTTGCCACGCTTCCCTATCCAAAGAATTACCCGCTGAAAAGCGTGGATGACGTTTTCAACAGCTAG
- the rpmE gene encoding 50S ribosomal protein L31, whose product MKADIHPVYEAIVATCSCGNVIHTRSNLAKPMSLDVCNECHPFYTGKQKTLDIGGRVDKFKSRFGAFGATKAPAAETAAE is encoded by the coding sequence ATGAAAGCTGATATTCATCCAGTATACGAAGCCATTGTCGCCACTTGCAGCTGCGGCAATGTGATCCACACTCGCTCTAACCTCGCCAAGCCAATGAGCCTTGACGTGTGCAACGAGTGCCACCCGTTCTACACCGGCAAGCAGAAGACTCTTGATATCGGCGGCCGTGTCGACAAGTTTAAGTCGCGTTTCGGTGCATTCGGCGCTACAAAAGCTCCTGCCGCAGAAACTGCTGCAGAGTAA
- a CDS encoding penicillin-binding protein 1A: MRLLKFFWWSFVAVFCGLLLVLSGAYLYLTPGLPSVDALRSIQLQIPLRVYSSDGKLIAEFGEMRRSPIRFADIPPNFINALLSAEDDNFENHYGVDPSSLMRAASQLIRSGHIQSGGSTITMQVAKNFFLTSERSFSRKTNEILLALQIERQLTKDEILELYVNKIYLGNRAYGIEAAAQVYYGKSIRDVSIAQMAMIAGLPKAPSRFNPLANPVRAKERRDWILGRMYKLGKIDQKAYQVALAEPINASYHVPTPEVNAPYIAEMARAEMVGRYGSEAYTEGFRVTTTVPSNLQEDANTAVQEGLISYDQRHGYRGPETRLAGKTHQAWVLEMTKQRTVSGLEPAIVTQVDKAGLHVLTRNGEKEEIVAWDSMKWARPYLNTNSLGKAPSQPSDVAQVGDLIRVQRQSNDALKFSQIPAAQSALVSLDPQNGAIRALVGGFAFEQSNYNRALQAKRQPGSSFKPFLYCAALDNGFTASSLVNDAPIVFVDEYLDKVWRPKNDTNTFLGPIRLREALYKSRNLVSIRLLQSLGVENAINYITRFGFNKQDLPRNLSLALGTATLTPMEIATGWSTFANGGYKVAPYLIQRIENRDGVTLFEANPPSVPANDAKVAVDTSTFAAKDSPSIVPSTTPAPTDPQVPAVAERIVDGRTTYILNSMLQDVIKKGTGRRALSMNRPDIAGKTGTTNESKDAWFTGYNADYITTVWTGFDQPESLGRQEFGGTVALPIWMNYMSAALKNKPPHVQTEPEGILSLRVDPISGRAASPGTPNAYFELFKSEDTPPSVNEIGGSGTGPNSPLPADESAPIDLF; the protein is encoded by the coding sequence ATACGCCTGCTGAAGTTTTTCTGGTGGTCCTTCGTCGCGGTATTTTGCGGGCTCCTGCTCGTATTAAGCGGCGCCTACCTCTACCTGACCCCTGGCCTACCGTCTGTGGACGCGCTGCGGAGCATTCAGCTACAGATCCCGCTTCGGGTCTATAGCAGCGATGGCAAATTGATCGCTGAGTTTGGCGAAATGCGCCGTTCGCCCATTCGTTTCGCCGATATTCCTCCAAACTTCATCAATGCGCTGCTTTCTGCCGAAGATGATAACTTCGAGAATCACTACGGCGTAGATCCAAGTAGCTTAATGCGCGCGGCGTCGCAATTAATCAGAAGTGGGCATATCCAATCCGGCGGCAGCACTATCACGATGCAAGTCGCAAAAAACTTCTTTTTGACGAGTGAACGCAGTTTTTCACGAAAAACCAATGAAATCCTCTTGGCCTTGCAAATTGAGCGCCAACTGACGAAAGACGAAATCCTGGAGCTGTACGTCAACAAAATATACCTGGGTAACCGCGCGTACGGCATCGAAGCTGCCGCGCAGGTGTATTACGGCAAATCAATTCGCGATGTAAGTATTGCGCAAATGGCCATGATCGCCGGGCTGCCTAAAGCACCATCCCGCTTCAACCCGCTAGCCAACCCGGTGCGCGCCAAAGAACGCCGCGATTGGATTCTCGGTCGCATGTACAAATTGGGCAAAATTGATCAGAAGGCTTACCAAGTTGCGTTGGCTGAGCCAATCAATGCTAGCTACCACGTCCCTACACCAGAAGTGAACGCACCTTACATCGCTGAAATGGCCCGAGCTGAAATGGTCGGTCGGTATGGTAGCGAAGCGTACACAGAGGGCTTCCGCGTTACCACTACCGTGCCAAGCAACCTTCAGGAAGATGCCAACACAGCGGTTCAGGAAGGGTTGATCAGCTACGACCAACGACACGGTTACCGTGGTCCGGAAACACGTCTGGCGGGCAAGACCCATCAAGCGTGGGTGTTGGAAATGACCAAACAGCGCACGGTCAGTGGGCTGGAGCCTGCCATCGTGACCCAAGTTGATAAAGCCGGACTACACGTGTTGACTCGCAACGGCGAAAAAGAAGAAATCGTTGCCTGGGATAGCATGAAATGGGCTCGACCCTACCTAAACACTAATAGTTTGGGCAAAGCACCCTCGCAACCTTCCGACGTTGCACAAGTTGGTGATCTGATTCGCGTCCAACGTCAATCCAATGACGCCCTCAAGTTTAGCCAGATCCCGGCAGCCCAGAGCGCACTGGTGTCGCTTGACCCGCAAAACGGCGCCATTCGCGCACTGGTTGGTGGTTTCGCGTTTGAACAAAGTAACTACAACCGTGCCTTGCAGGCCAAGCGTCAACCGGGCTCCAGCTTCAAACCTTTCCTGTACTGCGCGGCGCTGGATAACGGCTTTACCGCCTCAAGCCTGGTCAACGATGCGCCCATTGTATTTGTCGACGAATACCTGGACAAAGTCTGGCGCCCAAAGAACGACACCAACACGTTCCTTGGTCCGATCCGGTTACGTGAAGCGCTCTATAAATCGCGCAATTTGGTGTCCATCCGCTTGCTCCAAAGCCTGGGTGTGGAGAACGCGATTAATTACATCACTCGCTTCGGCTTCAATAAGCAGGACTTGCCGAGAAACTTGTCACTGGCGTTGGGCACCGCAACGCTGACGCCGATGGAAATTGCCACGGGATGGAGCACCTTCGCCAACGGCGGTTACAAAGTCGCCCCGTACTTGATCCAACGGATCGAAAATCGTGACGGTGTAACGCTGTTCGAGGCTAATCCTCCGAGCGTGCCGGCCAACGACGCCAAGGTCGCGGTCGACACCTCCACCTTTGCGGCAAAAGACAGTCCGAGCATTGTGCCTTCGACCACACCCGCACCGACCGATCCTCAGGTGCCTGCAGTTGCAGAACGTATTGTTGACGGCCGCACCACCTACATCCTTAACAGCATGTTGCAAGACGTGATCAAGAAAGGCACCGGCCGCCGCGCGCTATCGATGAATCGTCCAGACATTGCGGGCAAAACCGGGACAACCAACGAATCTAAAGACGCCTGGTTCACTGGTTATAACGCTGATTACATCACTACCGTTTGGACCGGTTTCGACCAGCCAGAAAGCTTGGGCCGTCAGGAGTTTGGCGGAACTGTCGCGCTGCCAATCTGGATGAACTACATGAGCGCTGCGCTGAAAAACAAGCCGCCGCACGTTCAGACCGAACCGGAAGGCATACTTAGCTTGCGGGTTGACCCGATCAGCGGACGCGCGGCCTCGCCTGGAACACCAAACGCCTATTTTGAACTGTTCAAAAGCGAAGACACACCACCGAGCGTGAACGAAATCGGCGGCAGCGGCACCGGGCCTAACAGCCCGTTGCCAGCGGATGAGTCAGCGCCGATAGATTTATTCTAA